The following coding sequences lie in one Syngnathoides biaculeatus isolate LvHL_M chromosome 16, ASM1980259v1, whole genome shotgun sequence genomic window:
- the elfn1a gene encoding protein ELFN1, with protein sequence MIHRVAPMACRWSMASSALLWSAAIVYLTHVSHVSGDCWLIEGEKGFVWLAICSQNQPPYEAIPQHINSTIVDLRMNENKIKSIQYSALSRFANLTYLNLTKNEISYIEDGAFSAQFNLQVLQMGFNKLRNLTEGILRGLGKLQYLYLQANLIETVTPNAFWECPNIENIDLSMNRIQQLDGSTFTSLTKLTTCELYTNPFNCSCELFGFVKWLSVFPNRTNERMVCDSPSGVSGYSLLSQNPNNPTYRNALYMLTTVCTDDYVTPFFPLPLEPTTPPPDFTLCGLEDCPSGTEPEDVITHNISTTNSEVEANPLMKLKQVSNTGATITVQIPHPYKKMYILVLYNNSFFTDIQTLKEIKEDVDLKNLKPHTNYTYCVASIRNSLRHNHTCLTITTGPWKGKSKDAINATATHYIMTILGCLFSMVIFLGVVYYCLRRKRQQDEKHKKAGSLKKNIMELKYGQELEGGTISRMSQKQLMTGESMTRMPYLPPASEMDQYKFKEMSDTPKMMKGSYMEVRSLDHHERRECDMGIAGNSQGSVAEISTIAKEVDKVNQIINNCIDALKTDSTSYQGVRSGAVSNAEPQLVLISEQPQNKSGLLSPPYKDSYHHSLQRHRSSDVSPKRPSTASGMRSPRPYRTESRYIEKTSPTGDSILTVTPAAAILRAEAEKIRQYSDHRQSYPDTQIEELEGPDGMKSAMLEPLTHSRSRDLAYSQLPAQYHNLSYSSSPEYYCKPSHSIWERFKLHRKRHKDDDYMAAGHALRKKVQFAKDEDLHDILDYWKGVSAQHKS encoded by the coding sequence ATGATTCACAGGGTGGCACCAATGGCCTGCAGGTGGAGCATGGCGAGCAGTGCCCTGCTTTGGTCCGCGGCCATCGTTTATCTGACCCATGTCAGTCACGTCAGCGGAGATTGCTGGTTAATCGAAGGCGAAAAGGGCTTTGTGTGGCTGGCCATCTGTAGCCAAAATCAACCACCTTACGAGGCCATCCCGCAGCACATTAACAGCACCATTGTGGACCTTCGCATGAATGAAAACAAGATTAAAAGTATTCAGTACTCTGCCCTGAGTCGCTTTGCCAACCTGACCTACCTGAACCTGACCAAGAATGAAATATCCTACATCGAGGACGGGGCCTTTTCAGCTCAATTCAACTTACAAGTTCTTCAAATGGGCTTCAACAAGTTACGGAACCTAACAGAGGGGATCCTCAGGGGTCTTGGAAAGCTGCAGTACCTCTACCTCCAGGCAAACCTGATTGAGACTGTGACACCCAATGCCTTTTGGGAATGCCCCAACATCGAGAACATTGACTTGTCCATGAACCGAATCCAACAGTTGGACGGCTCCACGTTCACTAGTCTGACTAAGCTGACCACCTGCGAGCTGTACACAAACCCTTTTAACTGCTCCTGTGAACTGTTCGGTTTTGTCAAGTGGCTCTCAGTGTTCCCCAACAGGACAAACGAGCGGATGGTCTGCGACTCCCCGAGCGGCGTGTCTGGCTACAGTCTTCTAAGTCAGAACCCAAACAATCCCACGTATCGAAACGCTCTTTATATGCTCACCACTGTGTGCACCGATGACTACGTCACGCCATTTTTTCCATTGCCATTGGAGCCCACAACACCCCCACCAGACTTCACCCTATGTGGGCTAGAGGATTGCCCATCAGGAACAGAGCCAGAAGACGTCATTACCCACAATATCAGTACAACCAACAGTGAGGTGGAAGCAAATCCGCTGATGAAACTGAAGCAAGTGTCCAACACAGGCGCCACCATCACCGTTCAGATTCCTCATCCTTACAAAAAGATGTACATCTTAGTTCTGTACAACAACAGCTTTTTTACAGATATCCAAACCCTTAAAGAAATCAAGGAGGACGTTGACCTTAAGAACCTCAAACCTCACACAAACTACACTTATTGTGTGGCTTCCATTCGGAACTCCCTGAGGCACAACCACACTTGTCTGACCATCACCACCGGACCCTGGAAGGGGAAGTCGAAGGACGCAATCAACGCGACTGCCACTCATTACATCATGACCATCTTGGGCTGCCTTTTTAGCATGGTCATCTTTCTTGGGGTGGTTTATTACTGCTTGCGACGGAAGCGCCAGCAAGACGAAAAGCACAAAAAGGCAGGGAGCCTGAAGAAAAACATAATGGAACTGAAATACGGACAAGAACTGGAGGGTGGGACGATTTCTCGCATGTCCCAGAAACAGCTGATGACCGGGGAGAGCATGACGCGCATGCCCTACCTACCGCCTGCGAGTGAAATGGATCAGTACAAATTTAAAGAAATGAGCGATACTCCTAAAATGATGAAGGGGAGTTACATGGAGGTGCGAAGTCTGGATCACCACGAACGCAGGGAGTGCGACATGGGAATAGCAGGCAACAGCCAGGGCTCCGTGGCTGAGATTTCGACCATCGCAAAGGAGGTCGATAAAGTCAATCAGATCATTAACAACTGCATCGACGCTCTCAAGACAGACTCCACTTCTTATCAAGGGGTAAGATCTGGAGCCGTGTCCAATGCGGAGCCCCAGCTGGTGCTCATATCAGAACAGCCACAGAATAAATCGGGCCTCCTGTCCCCTCCGTACAAGGACAGCTACCACCATTCTCTCCAGAGACATCGGTCTTCTGATGTCTCGCCAAAAAGGCCCAGCACCGCCTCAGGAATGCGAAGCCCCCGGCCTTACCGTACCGAATCCAGGTACATTGAGAAAACCTCCCCAACAGGGGACAGCATCCTCACTGTGACGCCCGCCGCCGCCATCCTGAGGGCTGAGGCGGAGAAGATCCGTCAGTACAGCGACCACCGCCAATCCTACCCCGACACTCAGATCGAGGAGCTGGAGGGACCCGACGGCATGAAGTCGgccatgctggagcctctcACGCACTCCCGCTCCAGAGACTTGGCTTATTCCCAGCTGCCGGCTCAGTACCACAATCTGAGCTACTCTTCTAGTCCGGAGTACTACTGCAAACCTTCACACAGCATCTGGGAGCGGTTCAAACTCCACCGGAAACGCCACAAAGACGACGACTACATGGCGGCTGGCCACGCGCTCCGTAAGAAAGTGCAGTTTGCAAAAGATGAGGACCTGCATGATATTTTGGACTACTGGAAAGGTGTGTCAGCCCAACATAAATCGTAa